Proteins encoded within one genomic window of Flavobacterium gilvum:
- the rnhA gene encoding ribonuclease HI: protein MNYDVHIYTDGAAKGNPGNGGYGVVMEWVGKPYKKEFYEGFRHTTNNRMELLAVIVGLEKLKKENTTVLVVSDSKYVVDAVEKKWVFGWEKKGFAGKKNPDLWKRFLLIYRKHRVGFKWIKGHNNHPQNERCDALAVMASMQKQLSVDEFYEKEEGKLL from the coding sequence TTGAATTACGACGTACATATATATACAGATGGTGCGGCCAAAGGGAATCCGGGAAATGGAGGATATGGAGTCGTTATGGAGTGGGTTGGCAAGCCATATAAAAAAGAATTTTATGAAGGTTTTCGGCATACAACAAATAATCGAATGGAGTTGTTGGCAGTTATTGTTGGTTTGGAAAAGCTTAAAAAAGAGAATACAACTGTTCTGGTTGTTTCAGATTCCAAATATGTTGTGGATGCTGTTGAAAAAAAATGGGTTTTTGGTTGGGAAAAAAAAGGATTTGCCGGAAAAAAAAATCCCGATTTGTGGAAACGTTTTTTGCTTATTTATAGAAAGCATCGAGTTGGTTTTAAATGGATAAAAGGTCATAATAACCATCCTCAAAATGAAAGATGCGATGCGTTAGCAGTTATGGCTTCTATGCAAAAACAGCTTTCAGTTGACGAATTCTACGAAAAAGAAGAGGGAAAACTTTTGTAA
- the purN gene encoding phosphoribosylglycinamide formyltransferase encodes MKRILIFASGSGTNAKNIIEYFGTNTTGTVVAVFSNNSKAGVLEKAQKLNVPTEIFSKEELNSGKLLQKVSKFQPDLIVLAGFLLKCPQDLIESYPNRIINIHPALLPKFGGKGMYGMHVHNAVVENKEKETGITIHYVNENYDEGAVIFQKSVVVLSTDTPEVVAEKIHELEQRYFPSVIENLLTSTSNL; translated from the coding sequence ATGAAAAGAATACTGATATTTGCTTCGGGATCGGGGACTAACGCTAAAAATATTATCGAATATTTTGGGACAAATACAACCGGAACCGTAGTGGCGGTTTTTTCAAATAATTCGAAAGCAGGTGTTCTTGAAAAAGCTCAAAAATTGAATGTTCCGACCGAAATTTTTTCAAAAGAAGAATTAAATTCAGGAAAATTATTACAAAAAGTTAGTAAGTTTCAACCTGATTTAATCGTATTAGCAGGATTTTTGTTAAAATGTCCGCAAGATTTGATAGAAAGTTATCCAAATCGTATAATAAATATTCATCCTGCTTTGTTGCCAAAATTTGGCGGAAAAGGAATGTATGGAATGCATGTTCACAATGCCGTAGTTGAAAATAAGGAAAAAGAAACCGGAATAACAATTCATTATGTTAATGAAAACTATGATGAAGGTGCAGTCATTTTTCAAAAAAGTGTTGTTGTTTTATCGACCGATACTCCCGAAGTTGTGGCTGAAAAAATCCATGAATTGGAACAACGTTATTTTCCTTCAGTAATCGAAAATCTTTTGACATCAACGTCGAATCTCTAA
- a CDS encoding acyl carrier protein — MSDIASRVKAIIVDKLGVDENEVVTEASFTNDLGADSLDTVELIMEFEKEFDIQIPDDQAENIATVGQAISYIEEAKK; from the coding sequence ATGTCAGACATTGCATCAAGAGTAAAAGCGATTATCGTAGACAAATTAGGTGTTGACGAAAACGAAGTTGTAACAGAAGCAAGCTTCACTAATGATTTGGGAGCTGACTCATTAGACACTGTTGAGCTTATTATGGAATTCGAAAAAGAATTTGATATCCAAATTCCAGACGATCAAGCAGAAAACATCGCTACTGTAGGGCAGGCTATCTCTTATATCGAGGAAGCTAAAAAATAA
- the fabF gene encoding beta-ketoacyl-ACP synthase II yields MALRRVVVTGLGALTPIGNNIEEFWNGLINGVSGAAPITYYDASKFRTQFACEVKNFNVEEFIDRKEARKMDRYAQYAIVASDEAIKDAGFDFDSLDKDRVGVIWGSGIGGLETFQIEVLNYAAGDGTPKFNPFFIPKMIADIAGGHISMKYGLRGPNFTTVSACASSTNAIIDAFNYIRLGHADAIVTGGSEAAVTIAGMGGFNAMHALSTRNDDPKTASRPMDKDRDGFVLGEGAGALILEEYEHAVARGAKIYCEIGGGGMSADAYHITAPHPEGLGAKNVMINCLRDAGLEPTDVDGVNMHGTSTPLGDIGESKAILQVFGEHAYTMNLNSTKSMTGHLLGATGAIEAISCILSIKHGIVPPTINHFTDDENIDPKLNFTFNVAQKREMNVVMSNTFGFGGHNACVLVKKLDYKA; encoded by the coding sequence ATGGCTTTAAGAAGAGTTGTTGTAACAGGCCTTGGTGCTCTCACTCCTATTGGTAATAATATTGAGGAATTTTGGAATGGTCTAATCAATGGTGTTAGTGGAGCTGCTCCTATAACTTATTATGACGCTTCAAAATTCAGAACTCAATTTGCCTGTGAAGTAAAAAACTTCAATGTTGAAGAATTTATAGACAGAAAAGAGGCGAGAAAAATGGACCGTTATGCACAATACGCTATAGTTGCATCTGATGAAGCTATAAAGGATGCCGGTTTCGATTTTGACTCATTAGACAAAGACAGAGTAGGTGTTATTTGGGGGTCTGGTATTGGCGGATTAGAAACTTTCCAGATTGAGGTTCTTAATTATGCAGCCGGTGACGGTACTCCAAAATTCAACCCTTTCTTTATACCAAAAATGATTGCAGATATTGCAGGTGGTCATATCTCAATGAAATATGGACTTAGAGGTCCAAATTTCACGACCGTTTCTGCCTGTGCATCATCAACTAATGCTATTATTGATGCTTTCAATTACATTCGATTAGGTCATGCCGATGCGATTGTAACAGGCGGTTCAGAAGCTGCTGTAACAATTGCAGGAATGGGTGGTTTTAATGCCATGCATGCCTTATCAACCAGAAATGACGACCCAAAAACAGCTTCAAGACCTATGGACAAAGACAGAGATGGATTTGTACTTGGTGAAGGAGCCGGAGCGTTGATTCTAGAAGAATATGAACATGCTGTAGCCCGTGGCGCAAAAATATACTGCGAAATTGGTGGAGGCGGAATGTCTGCTGATGCTTATCACATCACTGCACCACATCCTGAAGGATTAGGAGCCAAAAATGTAATGATAAATTGCTTAAGAGATGCAGGTTTGGAACCAACAGATGTTGATGGCGTAAATATGCACGGAACTTCAACTCCTTTAGGTGATATTGGAGAATCAAAAGCAATCCTGCAAGTTTTTGGTGAACATGCCTACACCATGAACCTGAATTCAACAAAATCGATGACAGGTCATTTATTGGGAGCCACAGGAGCTATTGAAGCTATATCTTGTATTCTTTCGATAAAACATGGCATCGTTCCTCCTACAATCAATCATTTTACAGATGATGAAAACATTGACCCAAAATTAAACTTTACTTTCAACGTAGCTCAAAAAAGAGAAATGAACGTTGTCATGAGTAATACTTTTGGTTTTGGCGGTCATAATGCTTGCGTTTTAGTAAAAAAATTAGATTATAAAGCATAA
- the rnc gene encoding ribonuclease III, with amino-acid sequence MRFLRKIFSKSRSLEDGIFFDTIQPILGFEPATLEFYKKAFTHRSSNRIDLKGNPINYERLEFLGDAMLSSVIAAYLFNEAPLGDEGYLTKMRSKIVSREHLNELGKDLNLIQFVESKVPVHHFGENIHGNIFESLIGAIYLDKGYEYCEKFIRKRVIIPYVDIARLEGKVISYKSLVIEWCQKEKKQFHYDIFEDNAFDGQRLFGVKLSIDDKVVAKARATSKKKAEEKASQRAYFAFQEKIERK; translated from the coding sequence ATGCGTTTTCTTAGAAAAATATTCTCAAAATCCCGTTCTCTAGAAGACGGGATTTTTTTTGATACTATTCAGCCAATTCTTGGTTTTGAACCTGCTACATTGGAATTTTACAAAAAAGCGTTTACACATCGCTCGTCCAATCGTATCGACTTAAAAGGAAATCCCATCAATTACGAAAGGCTTGAGTTTTTGGGTGATGCTATGCTCAGCTCGGTAATTGCCGCCTATTTGTTTAATGAAGCTCCTCTTGGTGACGAAGGTTATTTGACCAAAATGCGTTCCAAAATAGTAAGTAGGGAACATTTAAATGAATTGGGTAAAGATTTGAATCTGATACAATTTGTTGAGAGCAAAGTACCCGTTCACCATTTTGGCGAAAACATCCACGGTAACATATTCGAGTCTTTGATAGGAGCTATCTATCTGGACAAAGGGTACGAATATTGCGAAAAATTCATTCGAAAAAGAGTAATAATTCCTTATGTTGACATTGCCCGACTGGAAGGAAAAGTGATTAGTTACAAAAGCCTTGTTATAGAATGGTGTCAAAAAGAAAAAAAACAATTTCACTATGACATTTTTGAAGACAATGCTTTTGATGGCCAACGCTTATTTGGAGTAAAACTCAGCATTGACGATAAAGTAGTTGCAAAAGCGAGGGCTACCTCAAAAAAGAAAGCAGAAGAAAAAGCTTCCCAGCGTGCCTATTTTGCTTTCCAAGAAAAAATTGAAAGAAAATAA
- a CDS encoding IPExxxVDY family protein, which translates to MAIHKLVFDDFDEIDYSLIAIHTSLEDYRLAYFINQKLHVNLNKSIKEIQITIKEGEAHFSRFHYYEKKKEISWDLIQNKNEVINQQKDENQGLFSNIGMEVVKKVFMLPEFKKADYFLKIENSEGSLNLLEITNLLNTIDNVATAYIVDTDNIRSKNNLIF; encoded by the coding sequence ATGGCAATTCATAAACTGGTTTTTGACGATTTTGACGAAATTGATTACAGCCTTATTGCTATTCACACTTCATTAGAAGATTATAGATTGGCTTATTTTATAAATCAAAAACTTCATGTAAATCTGAATAAATCTATAAAAGAAATTCAAATTACAATTAAAGAAGGAGAAGCTCATTTTTCACGATTCCATTATTATGAAAAGAAAAAAGAGATTTCCTGGGATTTGATTCAAAATAAAAATGAGGTCATCAATCAACAAAAAGATGAAAATCAGGGCTTATTTTCAAATATTGGCATGGAAGTTGTAAAGAAGGTCTTCATGCTTCCTGAATTTAAAAAAGCTGATTATTTTCTAAAAATAGAAAATAGTGAAGGAAGTCTTAATCTTTTGGAGATAACCAATTTATTGAATACAATAGACAATGTAGCAACCGCCTATATTGTTGACACAGATAATATAAGATCTAAAAACAATTTAATTTTTTAA
- the pyk gene encoding pyruvate kinase, which produces MLTNKKTKIVATLGPACSTREIIKDMIEAGVNVFRVNFSHADYEDVKNKINIIRSINEEFGYTTGILGDLQGPKLRVGVMEDGVVVNDGDLITFTTAEDIIGTSKKVFMKYQNFPNDVNPGERILLDDGKLIFEIVETDKNSEVVARVIQGGELKSKKGVNLPNTKISLPAMTEKDVADAIFAIEQKLDWIALSFVKTPRDLQDLQELIAKHSEHKIPIIAKIEMPEALENMDRIVAYCDALMVARGDLGVELPAHEVPLVQKELIRRAKTARIPVIVATQMMETMITSLTPTRAEVNDVANSVMDGADAVMLSGETATGNYPVQVIQKMTQILEAVEDSPLIQVPQNSPQVRTSRFITKTVCQHAAIMANAIKAKAICTLTNSGYTAFQISAWRPSAHILVFTSNKRILTQLNLLWGVKSFFYEKSVSTDETVTDVNNIVKEKGFVKKGDFLINLAAMPIIDKGMVNTLRVSEID; this is translated from the coding sequence ATGCTTACAAACAAAAAAACCAAAATTGTAGCCACACTTGGGCCTGCATGTAGTACGAGAGAAATCATCAAAGATATGATCGAGGCAGGTGTAAATGTATTTAGAGTAAATTTTTCGCATGCTGATTACGAAGACGTAAAAAATAAAATCAACATTATACGCAGTATAAACGAAGAATTTGGATACACTACTGGAATACTTGGAGATTTACAAGGACCTAAACTACGTGTTGGAGTAATGGAAGACGGAGTTGTTGTAAATGACGGTGATTTGATCACTTTCACAACTGCTGAAGATATAATTGGTACTTCTAAAAAAGTATTCATGAAATACCAAAACTTCCCGAATGATGTTAATCCCGGTGAAAGAATCTTATTGGACGACGGTAAACTAATTTTTGAAATCGTTGAAACCGATAAAAACTCTGAAGTTGTGGCTCGTGTAATTCAGGGTGGAGAATTAAAATCTAAAAAAGGGGTAAATTTACCAAACACCAAAATTTCCCTGCCTGCAATGACAGAAAAAGACGTTGCAGATGCCATTTTTGCAATTGAACAAAAACTGGACTGGATTGCTCTTTCGTTTGTAAAAACCCCAAGAGACTTACAGGATTTACAGGAATTAATTGCCAAACATTCTGAGCATAAAATTCCAATTATAGCCAAAATCGAAATGCCTGAGGCACTAGAAAACATGGACAGAATTGTTGCTTATTGTGACGCTTTGATGGTTGCCAGAGGAGATTTGGGAGTTGAACTTCCTGCCCACGAAGTACCATTGGTTCAAAAAGAATTGATCCGCAGAGCCAAAACGGCAAGAATACCAGTAATTGTTGCTACACAAATGATGGAAACAATGATTACAAGTTTGACTCCAACCCGTGCAGAAGTAAATGACGTTGCCAACTCGGTAATGGATGGTGCTGATGCAGTAATGCTTTCTGGAGAAACAGCTACTGGAAATTATCCAGTGCAGGTAATTCAAAAAATGACTCAAATCCTAGAAGCTGTTGAAGATTCACCACTTATCCAGGTACCTCAAAACTCTCCTCAAGTAAGAACAAGTCGTTTTATCACTAAAACCGTATGTCAACACGCTGCGATTATGGCCAATGCCATTAAAGCAAAAGCAATTTGTACTTTGACAAACAGTGGTTATACTGCATTCCAAATTTCGGCATGGAGACCTTCAGCTCATATTTTGGTTTTCACTTCAAATAAAAGAATTTTGACTCAACTAAACTTATTGTGGGGTGTAAAATCATTCTTTTATGAAAAATCAGTTAGCACAGACGAAACTGTTACCGATGTGAACAATATTGTAAAAGAAAAAGGATTCGTTAAAAAAGGTGATTTCTTGATTAACCTAGCCGCAATGCCAATTATTGACAAAGGAATGGTAAATACACTAAGAGTTTCTGAAATAGACTAA